A stretch of Dasypus novemcinctus isolate mDasNov1 chromosome 14, mDasNov1.1.hap2, whole genome shotgun sequence DNA encodes these proteins:
- the NSMAF gene encoding protein FAN isoform X3 → MEYVFELDISGKVEDVVETLLQLHRASCLDKLGDQTAMITAILQSRLARTSFDKNRFQSISEKLHMECKAEMVTPLVTNPGHVCITDTNLYFQPLNGYPKPVVHITLQDVRRIYKRRHGLMPLGLEVFCTEDDLCSDIYLKFYERQDRDDLYFYIATYLEHHVAEHTAESYMLQWQRGLLSNYQYLLHLNNLADRSCNDLSQYPVFPWIINDYYSAELDLSNPGTFRDLSKPVGALNQERLERLLTRYREMPEPKFMYGSHYSSPGYVLFYLVRIAPEYMLCLQNGRFDNADRMFNSIAETWKNCLDGATDFKELIPEFYGDDISFLVNSLKLDLGKRQGGKMVDDVELPRWASSPGDFLQKSKEALESSYVSEHLHEWIDLIFGYKQKGSEAVGAHNVFHPLTYEGGVDLNSIEDPDEKVAMLTQILEFGQTPKQLFMTPHPRRITPKFKSVSQTSSNNASIADSPVSPGEESFEDLTEESKTLAWSNITKLQLQEHYKIHKEAVTGIAVSCNGSSVFTTSQDSTLKMFSKESKTLQRSISFSNMALSSCLLLPGDTTVISSSWDNNVYFYSIAFGRRQDTLMGHDDAVSKICWHDNRLYSASWDSTVKVWSGVPADMPGTKRHHFDLLAELEHDVSVDTISLNTASTLLVSGTKEGTVSIWDLTTATLLHQIACHSGTVCDAAFSPDSRHVLSTGADGCLNIMDVQTGMLISSLTSEEPQRCFIWDGNTVLSGSQSGELLVWDVLGAKISERIQGHKGAVSCMWMNEQCSSIITGGEDRQIIFWKLQY, encoded by the exons aTTCCAAAGCATTTCTGAAAAGCTGCACATGGAATGTAAGGCGGAAATGGTGACGCCGCTGGTGACCAATCCCGGGCACGTGTGCATCACCGACACAAACCTCTATTTCCAGCCTCTCAACGGGTACCCG AAACCTGTTGTCCACATAACGCTCCAGGACGTCCGTCGCATTTACAAAAGGCGACACGGCCTCATGCCCTTG GGCTTGGAAGTATTTTGCACAGAAGATGATCTGTGTTCTGACATCTACCTGAAGTTCTATGAACGTCAAGATAGAGATGATCTCTATTTTTATATTGCCACGTATCTAG AGCACCACGTGGCCGAGCACACGGCCGAGAGCTACATGCTCCAGTGGCAGCGGGGGCTGCTCTCCAACTACCAGTACCTCCTGCACCTCAACAACCTGGCTGACCGCAGCTGCAACGACCTCTCCCAGTACCCCGTGTTTCCGTGGATAATCAACGATTATTACAGTGCAGAATTAG ATTTGTCAAATCCAGGAACCTTCCGTGATCTTAGTAAACCAGTCGGGGCCCTAAACCAGGAAAGGCTGGAGAGACTCCTG ACACGCTACCGGGAAATGCCAGAGCCGAAATTCATGTATGGAAGTCACTATTCTTCCCCAGGTTATGTGCTGTTCTATCTTGTTAGGATTG caCCTGAGTATATGCTGTGCCTTCAGAATGGAAGATTTGATAATGCAGATAGGATGTTCAATAG TATTGCAGAAACTTGGAAAAACTGTTTGGATGGTGCAACTGATTTTAAAGAG TTGATTCCAGAATTCTATGGCGATGATATCAGCTTTTTAGTTAATAGTCTGAAACTGGATTTGGGAAAGAGACAAGGAGGGAAAATGGTGGATGATGTAGAACTTCCCCGTTGGGCATCAA GTCCTGGGGATTTTCTCCAGAAGAGTAAAGAGGCACTGGAGAGCAGTTATGTGTCAGAGCATCTTCACGAGTGGATCGATCTCATATTTGGCTACAAGCAGAAAGGGAGTGAGGCTGTTGGGGCCCATAATG TGTTTCATCCCCTGACCTACGAAGGAGGTGTGGACTTGAACAG CATCGAAGATCCTGATGAGAAAGTAGCCATGCTGACCCAAATCTTGGAGTTTGGGCAGACACCAAAACAGCTGTTCATGACACCACACCCTCGAAGGATCACCCCAAAGTTTAAAAGTGTCTCTCAAACCTCCAGTAATAACGCTTCCATAGCAGATTCCCCAG TCTCCCCAGGTGAAGAGTCTTTTGAAGACCTGACAGAAGAAAGCAAAACCCTCGCCTGGAGTAACATCACCAAACTGCAGTTACAGGAGCACTATAAAATCCACAAAGA GGCGGTGACTGGCATCGCAGTCTCTTGCAATGGGTCTTCAGTCTTTACAACATCCCAGG ATTCtactttgaagatgttttccaaagAATCCAAAACGCTACAAAGAAGTATATCATTTTCGAATATG GCTTTATCATCTTGTTTACTTTTACCAGGAGATACCACTGTCATAAGTTCTTCATGGGATAATAACGT CTATTTTTATTCCATAGCATTTGGAAGACGCCAAGACACGTTAATGGGACATGATGATGCTGTTAGTAAGATCTGTTGGCATGACAACAGGTTATATTCTGCCTCGTGGGACTCTACAGTGAAG GTGTGGTCTGGTGTTCCTGCAGACATGCCAGGCACCAAAAGACACCACTTTGACTTGCTGGCCGAGCTGGAACACGATGTCAGT GTAGATACAATCAGTTTAAACACTGCCAGCACACTGCTGGTTTCAGGCACCAAAGAAGGTACAGTTAGTATCTGGGACCTTACTACTGCTACCCTACTGCACCAGATAGCATGCCATTCAGGGACTGTATGCGATGCTGCTTTTAGCCCAG ACAGCCGCCATGTCCTCAGCACAGGAGCGGACGGCTGTCTGAACATCATGGACGTGCAGACGGGGATGCTCATCTCTTCTCTGACATCCGAGGAGCCACAGAG GTGCTTTATCTGGGACGGAAATACAGTGTTATCCGGAAGTCAGTCTGGTGAACTGCTCGTTTGGGATGTCCTTGGAGCAAAAATCAGTGAGAGAATACAGGGTCATAAAG GTGCTGTGTCATGCATGTGGATGAATGAACAGTGTAGCAGCATCATCACAGGAGGGGAAGACAGACAAATTATATTCTGGAAATTGCAGTATTAA